A genomic segment from Peribacillus sp. ACCC06369 encodes:
- a CDS encoding B12-binding domain-containing radical SAM protein, which yields MNIIISTLNAKYIHTSLSIRYLKAYAQPDYDVQLAEYTIKDPIMNIVGDLYSKKPDVIGFSCYIWNIEETMKVVAMLKKINPELVIILGGPEVTYDVGEWLDKIPGADFIVIGEGEVTFKALLSEIEGANDYKKVGGIAYRQNGKKIIQPQNGKVDLKSLPTPYRLEEDRSDLSKRVTYIETSRGCPFSCQFCLSSIEVGVRYFDREKIKEDIRYLMANGAKTIKFVDRTFNISRSYAMEMFQFLIDEHLPGVVFQFEITADIMRPEVIQFLNDNAPAGLFRFEIGVQSTNDHTNDLVMRRQNFEKLTRTVTMVKEGQKIDQHLDLIAGLPEEDYHSFRKTFNDVFELRPEEMQLGFLKMLRGTGLRIRADEHQYIYSDHAPYEILGNNVLSFDDIVRIKQVEDVLEKYWNDHRMDHTTEYLIKTVFQSPFDFFQDFGTYWDQQGWSRIGHQLEDLFRRLQQFLASRESVELKNIIGLMKLDYFLNQKYKPRKPWWEASLDKHGRKEIYEDILNKPDQLGSSFTALALNEKEIHKHTLLEALPFDLETYLTEGTIVEKPSIMLAYFDPSGKGSTVFPLSKSGSIIF from the coding sequence ATGAATATTATTATCAGTACTCTTAATGCAAAATATATCCATACATCGCTATCCATTCGCTATTTAAAGGCTTATGCCCAGCCAGATTATGATGTACAGCTGGCAGAATATACGATCAAAGATCCAATCATGAACATCGTTGGTGACCTTTATTCCAAAAAACCTGATGTTATAGGATTCAGCTGTTATATTTGGAACATCGAGGAAACAATGAAAGTTGTAGCCATGCTGAAGAAGATCAATCCAGAATTGGTTATCATTCTCGGCGGACCTGAAGTCACATATGATGTTGGTGAATGGCTAGATAAGATTCCCGGGGCTGATTTTATCGTAATTGGAGAAGGTGAAGTCACCTTCAAGGCTCTATTATCTGAAATTGAAGGTGCGAACGACTATAAAAAGGTCGGCGGCATTGCGTATCGACAGAACGGAAAAAAAATCATCCAGCCTCAGAACGGCAAGGTTGATTTGAAATCGCTGCCTACACCATACCGTTTGGAAGAAGATCGTAGTGATCTATCTAAACGTGTCACCTATATCGAAACTAGCCGAGGGTGCCCATTCAGCTGCCAATTTTGTCTCTCATCGATTGAAGTGGGTGTCAGGTATTTTGATCGTGAAAAGATTAAAGAAGATATCAGATACCTTATGGCTAATGGTGCAAAGACCATTAAGTTCGTTGACCGAACCTTCAATATTAGCCGAAGCTATGCCATGGAAATGTTTCAATTCCTAATTGATGAACATCTGCCCGGTGTGGTATTCCAGTTTGAAATCACTGCGGACATCATGCGTCCGGAAGTTATCCAGTTCTTGAACGATAATGCCCCTGCAGGATTGTTCCGCTTTGAAATCGGGGTACAATCAACGAATGACCATACGAATGATCTGGTTATGAGAAGGCAAAATTTCGAAAAACTGACCCGGACAGTCACAATGGTTAAAGAAGGGCAAAAAATTGATCAGCATTTAGACCTGATTGCCGGTTTGCCTGAAGAAGATTACCATTCCTTTAGAAAGACCTTCAATGATGTCTTCGAGCTCAGACCCGAAGAGATGCAGCTTGGCTTCTTAAAGATGCTCCGTGGTACAGGCTTAAGGATACGTGCCGATGAACACCAATATATATATAGTGATCATGCTCCCTACGAAATCCTAGGAAATAATGTATTATCCTTCGATGATATTGTCCGCATTAAACAAGTTGAAGATGTCCTTGAAAAATACTGGAACGATCATAGAATGGATCATACCACGGAATATCTAATCAAAACGGTATTTCAATCACCATTCGACTTCTTTCAAGATTTCGGTACCTATTGGGATCAACAGGGCTGGTCACGAATCGGACATCAGCTTGAAGACTTATTTAGACGTTTACAGCAGTTTTTGGCTTCCCGCGAATCTGTTGAACTGAAAAACATAATCGGACTCATGAAATTGGATTATTTCTTGAATCAAAAATACAAACCACGTAAACCTTGGTGGGAAGCTTCACTTGATAAACATGGCCGGAAAGAGATTTATGAAGATATCCTGAATAAGCCTGATCAGCTTGGATCCTCTTTCACCGCTTTGGCACTTAATGAAAAAGAAATACACAAACACACATTGCTCGAGGCACTTCCCTTTGATCTGGAAACGTATTTAACGGAGGGGACAATCGTCGAGAAACCATCGATCATGCTTGCCTATTTTGATCCGAGTGGTAAGGGCTCAACCGTCTTCCCACTCTCAAAATCCGGAAGCATCATTTTTTAA
- a CDS encoding zinc-binding dehydrogenase, giving the protein MRAIQFEEYGGPEVLKMTEMERPVPTGHEVLIEIDCVGVNYADTARREGQYVVPTPLPFIPGAEVAGVVVEVGGKVTKIKPGTRVVSLIESGGYSEYALSDEFSAIPLPDAIKFHEAVALPLQGLSAYHILKTMGRMQQGDTVLVHAAAGGVGTIAVQLAKIFGAGKVIATASTMEKLELAKEMGADELIDYTKEGWELKVREATGGKGVDVALEMAGGDIFKKTLKCLAPFGRLVVFGNASREPYTMNPQQLMKRNQSVVGFFLPQIMKHPDLLLPSIEDLFSYVASGELKLTIGGIYPIEKAADVHEEMNARQTKGKLILQVK; this is encoded by the coding sequence ATGAGAGCTATTCAATTTGAAGAATACGGCGGACCGGAAGTACTGAAAATGACTGAAATGGAAAGGCCCGTGCCAACTGGGCATGAAGTTCTGATTGAAATCGATTGTGTCGGCGTCAATTATGCGGATACAGCCAGGAGGGAAGGACAATATGTAGTACCTACGCCGCTTCCGTTCATTCCAGGTGCGGAAGTGGCGGGCGTAGTGGTGGAAGTTGGTGGAAAGGTGACTAAAATCAAACCTGGCACAAGGGTCGTGAGTTTAATTGAATCGGGTGGGTATTCAGAATATGCCCTATCTGATGAATTCTCTGCCATTCCGCTTCCTGATGCCATTAAGTTCCATGAAGCTGTTGCCTTACCCCTTCAAGGCCTGAGCGCCTATCATATTCTAAAGACAATGGGGCGCATGCAACAGGGGGATACGGTATTGGTCCATGCTGCAGCAGGGGGAGTGGGAACGATTGCAGTCCAGCTGGCCAAAATCTTCGGGGCTGGAAAAGTGATTGCAACTGCCAGCACAATGGAAAAGTTGGAGCTAGCTAAAGAGATGGGGGCAGATGAACTTATCGATTATACCAAAGAAGGATGGGAACTGAAAGTCCGTGAAGCCACGGGAGGAAAGGGAGTCGACGTGGCGCTGGAAATGGCTGGAGGGGATATTTTCAAGAAAACATTGAAATGTTTGGCACCATTTGGCCGTCTTGTCGTTTTTGGTAATGCCAGCCGAGAGCCTTATACGATGAACCCACAGCAATTAATGAAGCGCAATCAATCCGTCGTAGGTTTTTTCCTGCCACAGATCATGAAACACCCAGATTTGCTGTTGCCTAGCATTGAAGACCTTTTTTCTTACGTGGCGTCAGGGGAGCTTAAGCTAACTATCGGCGGCATATATCCGATTGAAAAGGCCGCGGATGTCCATGAAGAAATGAACGCCCGTCAAACGAAAGGCAAGTTGATTTTGCAGGTTAAATGA
- a CDS encoding DUF3905 domain-containing protein — MKKKLDSPIVDDTQPHQINAPSFKGTGIKPQAPFVNDYGVVIGDSKYASENSPLENWSEDTDPEIMAGDEWIHPTNDIGWNSTENRELLEAKRAPQPLFMHPDKDVSVETD; from the coding sequence ATGAAGAAGAAATTGGATTCACCAATTGTCGACGATACACAACCCCACCAAATTAACGCGCCAAGCTTTAAAGGAACCGGCATAAAACCACAAGCTCCATTCGTCAATGATTACGGAGTCGTCATTGGAGACAGTAAATATGCATCTGAAAACTCACCACTCGAAAATTGGAGCGAAGATACCGACCCGGAAATCATGGCTGGAGACGAATGGATACACCCCACCAATGATATAGGCTGGAATTCAACCGAAAACCGTGAACTGTTAGAGGCTAAAAGAGCGCCGCAACCTCTCTTTATGCATCCTGATAAAGATGTTAGCGTTGAAACGGATTGA
- a CDS encoding PAS domain-containing sensor histidine kinase, which translates to MNIGYENETEYKQEILKLNKQIEGFLNIFNSMSEPFIRVDEELRLTYVNDAACALLETSKDQQESMKITDFLEVIALNNQDESGSPKKPIESERQMIQLHTGALKQIEFMSMGAPSEGQQFYRLADVTLDVSSSRETRMSRQMFLDIFDTAIESIILFDSSGIIMEVNHAFIHIMGIPKKEIVGMNMRDLISPEYKAYWDESIQRAFVESNFKGEVEIMIGDELHHFTFSISSTVGNELYMSVLRRITESNLIEKKLETSERIFAELFDQSMDAIIFWNDDGIIFRVNQSACKIFESSREELIGSYIWKYVYSNNHHFGQMMETFERDTQVRGELIYKMPNHQIKLLELTAKKHEGDGYNVTIFRNVSERWLIEKELRDSEKKFRKIFEGTLDGLILWNNEGFTDINEAGQKILEISKHKLLSLSVKEFIEKIPENAPALNGHIENVYKHEVYSSIIPITFEDGRVKHIEFLTRKNLYSNLNLSIFRDVSKNLEMQEQIRKSDTLNVVGELAAGIAHEIRNPMTALKGFIQLLEDGVKGEFSTYFHVITSEIKRIETIITEFLVLAKPQALKVFKQDVHTILRETLELLAAQALLENIQFETDFEEDEFKVLCEANQLKQVFINIIKNALEVMPDGGSVHIKTIRFSEKYVCISITDQGMGISTEMLKKLGEPFYTTKDKGTGLGLMVSYKIIEEHNGYIEVESEVDKGTSFHIYLPFE; encoded by the coding sequence ATGAATATCGGTTACGAGAATGAAACGGAATATAAACAGGAAATTTTAAAATTGAATAAGCAGATCGAAGGGTTTTTGAACATTTTCAATTCAATGTCAGAGCCTTTTATTAGGGTTGATGAGGAACTAAGGCTCACATATGTCAATGATGCGGCCTGTGCCCTGCTGGAAACATCTAAAGATCAGCAGGAGTCCATGAAGATAACTGATTTTCTCGAGGTCATCGCTTTAAATAATCAGGATGAGTCCGGTTCCCCCAAAAAACCGATTGAAAGTGAAAGGCAGATGATCCAGCTTCATACCGGAGCCCTTAAACAAATAGAGTTTATGAGTATGGGGGCTCCTTCCGAAGGACAGCAATTTTATCGTTTGGCGGATGTGACCTTGGATGTTTCTTCGTCCCGGGAAACAAGAATGTCAAGGCAGATGTTTTTGGACATTTTTGATACGGCCATAGAAAGCATTATACTATTCGACAGTTCAGGAATAATCATGGAAGTGAACCATGCCTTTATCCATATCATGGGCATCCCCAAAAAAGAGATTGTTGGAATGAATATGAGGGACCTCATTTCACCAGAATATAAGGCATATTGGGACGAGAGCATACAAAGGGCCTTTGTTGAGTCGAACTTCAAAGGTGAGGTAGAGATAATGATCGGGGATGAACTCCATCATTTTACTTTTTCCATAAGTTCAACGGTAGGAAATGAATTATACATGTCGGTACTTCGAAGAATTACAGAATCAAATTTAATAGAAAAGAAGTTAGAGACGAGCGAACGGATTTTTGCGGAATTATTCGACCAGTCCATGGATGCGATCATATTCTGGAATGATGACGGAATCATTTTTCGTGTCAATCAATCAGCATGTAAAATATTTGAATCCAGCAGAGAGGAATTGATAGGCAGCTATATTTGGAAATACGTGTACAGCAACAACCATCATTTTGGGCAGATGATGGAAACGTTTGAAAGGGACACCCAAGTGAGGGGGGAACTTATTTATAAAATGCCGAATCACCAAATAAAATTACTTGAATTGACTGCCAAAAAACATGAAGGTGATGGGTATAACGTAACAATCTTTCGAAATGTCAGTGAGCGCTGGCTGATTGAGAAGGAATTAAGGGATAGTGAGAAGAAATTCAGGAAGATTTTTGAGGGAACATTAGACGGCTTGATATTATGGAACAATGAAGGGTTCACCGATATTAATGAAGCGGGTCAGAAGATATTGGAAATATCGAAGCATAAACTGCTATCTTTATCTGTTAAGGAATTCATTGAGAAAATCCCTGAAAATGCTCCTGCCTTAAACGGGCATATTGAAAATGTTTACAAGCATGAGGTCTACTCATCCATCATTCCGATAACATTCGAAGATGGAAGAGTTAAGCATATTGAATTTTTAACCAGGAAAAATTTATATTCGAACCTGAATCTGAGTATTTTCCGTGATGTAAGTAAAAATCTCGAAATGCAGGAACAGATCCGGAAATCGGATACTTTAAATGTCGTTGGCGAACTGGCGGCAGGGATTGCTCACGAAATCAGGAATCCAATGACTGCATTAAAAGGGTTTATCCAGTTGCTTGAGGATGGCGTCAAGGGGGAATTTTCCACATATTTTCATGTGATTACATCTGAAATTAAGCGAATCGAAACGATTATCACGGAATTTTTAGTACTGGCAAAGCCACAGGCGCTTAAAGTTTTCAAACAGGATGTTCATACCATTTTGAGGGAGACACTGGAATTACTGGCCGCCCAGGCCCTGCTGGAAAATATTCAATTCGAGACAGACTTCGAAGAAGATGAGTTTAAGGTTTTATGTGAAGCGAACCAATTAAAGCAAGTGTTCATCAACATCATCAAAAATGCATTGGAAGTCATGCCGGATGGCGGATCTGTTCATATTAAAACAATCCGATTTTCAGAGAAATATGTTTGTATTTCAATTACCGATCAAGGCATGGGGATCTCAACGGAAATGCTGAAAAAATTAGGTGAACCTTTTTATACGACGAAGGACAAGGGAACCGGACTGGGGCTTATGGTCAGCTATAAAATCATTGAAGAGCACAAT
- a CDS encoding acyltransferase family protein, whose amino-acid sequence MKQRDFFFDNAKFILMAFVVFGHLLNTYIHDSETIYAIYKTIYSFHMPAFILVSGFFAKGFYQKGYLAKITKKLILPYLIFQLIYTVYYYFLYERSAITVDLLDPQWSLWFLISLFCWNIMLLGFSKLKPSIGIGLSILLALLIGYIDHISNYLSLSRTFVFFPMFLIGYHLSKDHLKKLFTPKVRFASLSVMLVIFIGFYLNTDINYKWLLGSKPYAELEDATIISMFKRLGFYGLSIISVFSFLSFIPRGQYFFTNWGKQTLYVYLLHGFFIRFFRESTLQDYFSNTESFIMLAGLSFLITVLLSSEMIATMAQPIIELKATKPKRFMSKTKEYIKQAF is encoded by the coding sequence ATGAAACAACGTGATTTTTTCTTCGATAACGCCAAGTTCATTCTCATGGCTTTTGTCGTCTTTGGACATTTGCTAAATACGTATATACATGACAGTGAAACGATTTACGCTATATATAAAACCATTTATTCCTTTCACATGCCTGCCTTTATCCTTGTTTCAGGGTTCTTTGCTAAAGGCTTTTATCAAAAAGGGTATTTAGCCAAAATTACAAAAAAACTGATTTTACCTTACCTCATTTTCCAATTGATATATACCGTTTACTATTATTTCTTATATGAACGCTCTGCAATCACTGTAGACTTGCTTGATCCCCAATGGTCGCTTTGGTTCTTGATCAGTTTATTCTGTTGGAACATAATGCTACTTGGTTTTTCAAAGCTAAAGCCATCAATAGGCATAGGTTTATCCATTTTACTCGCATTATTGATTGGGTATATTGACCATATTTCCAATTACCTTAGTCTCTCGAGGACATTCGTTTTTTTCCCGATGTTTTTAATCGGGTACCATTTAAGCAAAGACCATTTAAAAAAACTATTCACACCCAAGGTTCGTTTTGCTTCACTTAGTGTTATGTTAGTGATTTTTATCGGGTTTTATTTAAATACCGATATCAATTATAAATGGCTGCTCGGTTCGAAACCATATGCCGAGCTTGAAGATGCGACAATCATATCCATGTTTAAACGCCTCGGATTTTATGGATTGAGCATAATTTCAGTGTTCAGCTTCCTTTCATTCATCCCGCGCGGACAATATTTCTTTACGAATTGGGGTAAACAAACCCTATATGTGTATCTGTTGCACGGATTCTTCATCCGTTTCTTCAGGGAAAGCACCCTACAGGACTACTTCAGCAACACAGAGAGCTTTATCATGCTCGCCGGCCTCTCTTTCTTGATCACCGTGTTATTGTCAAGCGAAATGATCGCTACAATGGCCCAGCCGATCATCGAGTTGAAGGCGACAAAACCAAAGCGTTTCATGTCTAAAACAAAAGAGTATATAAAACAAGCATTTTGA